GTTCTCGATCAGCACGTTAAAGGCAGAATCCACAGCGATGAATATTGCTTGATCCCGTATAGCCTTCAATTCTGCTATATAATTGGTTAGGCTCGGTCCGGAAGATACGCAAATGACCGGAATAGCCGGGAACTTTTTGAACAATTCATTAACTAACGGCTTATCGAATAAATGGGTGAAAGCATAAAGATTATTTTTGACAATATCTTTACTTTTCATTTCTAATAAATTAGTAATATGGTCTTTTCTGGTAATATAATTAGTGATTTCTTTCAGGACTCCCATAACGTATTCAGGTCCGGCCATGGTGGCTATCTGCGGATGGGGGATAATGATACCCTGGGCGGAGTATAGGTTGCTGGCTTCGTCAAGCGCTTTGAGCTTTAACGGATCTAAGGCCCCCACAACAAAATGAACATTAGGTCTCGCGAATAATACGCTAAAATCGACACAGTGGAGTGCAAGCTTAAATAGTCCGACATCCGGCTCAATAATTATTATTTCATCTAACCAAATATACTGCGATAGCACTTCCTGCACGTAATACCCCAGGCCAAAACCTATAATAATTCCAGAGGTTGCTTTATCTACCTCCGATCTATGTTGTTCGTAAAAATGCCGGAGGTATTTCTTGGCTTCGACCAAAGGATCATAAGGACTATGACAGTAACAGTCCCGGCCAGGTTGTGTGATTTTTATAGTAGGAAGTCCACTTTTAGACAGCACCGCATCATAATTATTACTAATAGGTGCGTTATCTATTTCTTTTGCAAGATTAGTATTTTTACAGGTAATCAGCTGTATATTATTTTTATATACCTCAGACAATGATAGCTACCATAAGCATAAAAATATCACGAAGTCTTACAGATAATCTTTTAAGACATCTTTTTGGGTCATCGTCTCTTCGAGTTTATCGAGCAGTTCGTAATCGATAACGTCTTTGACCATCATGAAATCATGATTTTCAAGTGTTTCGCTGAGCTGTATGATCACTTCTTCGAGTTTTTTGTAATTGTCTTTTATCCGGGTGACGTCTATGCCATTATTTTTGGCAACAATAATGTTCGTTATCATATCGATGGCCTGCTGGCAATATCGCCATTTTTTAACTGCCCTGGCAATAAGTGCTGCCGATTCGTCATACTTCTGACTATAAATAATGTCCGAAGCTTTTTTGAACTCAGCTATGCACTCTTTTAAATGTATATCAATCTCATCCATTGTCTGGAGGCAGAGCGCTTTCACTGACACCGTTTCAATGTTAAGCACTTTTACATCCGTTAATGACCTGGAAAAAATATCATCAACAAATGGCGGAGTAATAGCATAACCGTCTATCGAGATAAGGGTAACGATTTTTTCATTTTCAGAAGCATGGGTTTTAAACTTGTTGAAGAAGTCCTCCAGGGTCTCATGTTCATTATCTTCAACAACTACCATATCTTTTATTCCATCAACAATTATTTCCATTACAACATCCTTTCTTTCACCTCAATCATGGTGGTAGCGCCATTTGGCGACAACGGACTGAAGGGCTCTATGATATAGTCTGGTATTATAAGTATATCAAACTAATCGCAGCTCACAAAACACCTTTCAGTAACCTAATACAAAATAAGCTAATAGAACTTGAATTTTCAATTGTTTGATTATACTATTAATTTAAAGAGTATTAATAATTATTACTGTTATTAACTTTTTCCATGTGATAACTGAGCGGAGCACTCATGCATTTCTTAAACAATGTAAAACTTCGTGATAAGTTTTTATTGATTATCCTTTCGATATTTATATTTGTTTTTTTTCTTTTCTCTTTTGTCTTAATAAGATTTGAAGAAAAACAGATTATTGAAAATACAAGGCTCCAGGGCGAGTACCTGGTAAAAACGCTCGCATTCACCTTTATCAAAGCTCTCGAAGGCAACAACCCTGCACAGGATATCAAACGGGCTGTCTCCCAGACCCAAAATGATAAAAACATCCGTAACCTTATCCTTATAGATACGAATAATACAGTGCTCTACCGGTCAGGGCCATTACCAGCCTCGATCAAAAATTCAGCTCAGTTCACTCAAACTAAAGAACTCCTGAAACCAACAATGATCCAGTTCATTTATCCTCTTAACAATATCGAAAAATCATATGGCGTTGTCTACTTGGATTATTCGCTTGAATCAGCCATAGCAAAACTCACTTATTTCAAGTATTTCCTGATCATATCGGCATTTCTAATTCTCGTACTGGCAATCTTCCTTTCGCTCATACTCTCGCGAATGGTTACAAGACAGGTAGACCTACTTCACCAGACCGTTCAAAAGGTTAATAATGGGAATTTTTCACATAAAGTACAGGTCACCGCAAATGATGAGCTGGGAGATCTGGCAAAAGCCTTTAATCTGCTCTTCCATACCATAAAAGAATCAAATAAGAATTCCTATATCAAGACTAAGAAGTTACTGGCAGAAAAAAACATGCTCCATGCAATCCTGTCCAATTTATACGAAGGTGTGATAGTCACCGACCCCGGCATGCGGATTATTGAGATAAATACAACAGCGGAAGATATGTTTGATATCTACTCGAAACTGGCGCTCGGAGAGCTGGTCTCAACTATCATTAAAAATGAGATATACATTGAGCGTATCAGCGCTTTCACTTCCGATTCCGAACCGGCAATGTCATTTTCGATCCAGTTTGCTCCCGATGAGCTATCCTCTTCAACCTACAAAGTCAGCCTCATTAGAGCTACGAATGAGTTTGGTGAAATAATTGGGATTATCTCTGTTTTCAACAACATTACAAAAGAGCATAAGATTGATGAGATGAAAACTAATTTGCTGCAGATTGTCTCCCATGAATTAAGAACACCCCTCGTAAGTATCATCGGATTTCTAGATATTCTTGAAAAAGAAGGGAAAAGCTACATCAAAGAGCAGCACTTTGAATTCATCGATCTCGCCAAGACCAGCGCCGAGAATCTTAAAAACCTCGTAAACAATCTCCTCAGTCTATCAAGATTACAATCGGACCAGATTGAATTTACCATTACGAAAATTGCGTTGCCTTCGCTCATTGACGAAGTCGTTAAAACATTTCATCCACAAATCGAAATGAAAGGACTCGCTATCAATAAAAAATACCATTCAGAGAGTTTTTTTCTGGAATGCGATCATAATATGATAAGACAAGTCCTATTCAATCTTATCGGTAACGCTATCAAATTCACAGACAGCGGATCAATTACGCTTTCAACGAGCCAGGACGAACATAATACTTCGATCGAAATAGCTGATACAGGAATCGGGATTCCTCAGAAATATATTGCTGAAATTTTCGAAAAATTCAAACAAGTCGATCTTTCTTTTTCCAGGAACTATGAGGGTATTGGCTTAGGACTCTCCATCGTGCAGGAAATCATCACTCGTTTAGGTGGCAGCATAAAAGTAAGCTCTGCCGAAAAAAAAGGAAGCGTGTTTACGATTAGTCTGCCGATAAAAAGGAATTCCTGATGACTATCACGAGCTTATTATTAAAGGGTTATTTTATTGCATCGCTTCTCATTATTGCAATATTCGCATACCTTTTGGTGAGAAAACACAGACAAGTCATTAAGCTCATACAGCAAGATACCAGCGAAAAGCTAGCTCAATTCAACCAGCAGCTAGAAAAAGAATTGAAGCAAAGGATCTCCGAAACGAACCAGACAAACAAGGAACTCTACAAAGCTAATATCCTTCTCAATCAAGAAAAAGACAAATCAGGCGCAGTTATTAAGTATATGGCCGACGGCATTGTTGTAATTGATAATGAAGGTATTATCATGGAAATAAATGAACTGGCACTTGAACTCTTAGAAAACATTAACAAAAATATTATAGGCCGCCATGTAGAAGAAATTATCACTTATAAGCAGTATTTAGAAGCACTCGAAAAAATCCAGAACAATAAGCAAGAGAAGGTAGACATGGAGATTCCTCTCATTCGAGACGATAAAACTGCAAAAATACTAAATGTTAAAATAACACGAGCTATTGATAAAAAAGGAAACCCGTTAGGGCTTATCAGCGTTATTAGGGATATTACCAAACAAAAAGAGCTCGACCATTTAAAGAATAACTTTATCAGGACAATTTCTCATGAGCTTCGTACACCACTCACAAGTATTATCGGATTCATTGATATCCTGAAAAGTGAAAAGCGCGGACCACTTACCGGCGAACAGAAAGAATATCTTGAAGTAATCCTTAAAGGAAGCCTGCATTTAAGGCAATTGATCAATGATTTACTCGACATCTCACTCATGGAGTCGAAAAAATTAAAAATTAAAATTGAGACGATTAACCTGTATAAAATGTATAAAGAAATTATTCTCTCTTTCATGCCCCAGGCCAGGCTAAAAGGTATCGAACTCATCCTGGTCGAGGACGCGGCAATTCCCTCCGTCTGGACTGATGAAGACAAGGCAAGAAGAATTTTTATTAACATAATTAGCAATGCTATTAAATTTACAGAAAAAGGCCATGTAAAAGTTTATTTTTCCTTAAAAGACAATTATCTTAATACTCATGTCGAAGATTCGGGAATAGGTATCAACAAAAAAGAAAAAGAGATTATCTTTGAAAAATTCCGACAAATCGATTCTTCATCTACGAGAAAATATGAAGGGTTAGGGATAGGACTACCGATAGTCAAAGATCTGCTTAATCTTCTCGGGGGCACAATTGAAGTCATAAGTGAAGAAAATAAGGGAAGCGTTTTCACCTTCTCGCTCCCCATCAATTACGAAAAAGGGATACAAGATGAACGGAACGAATAAAAAAGAACACAATTCATTAACTCGCCTGGAGAAATTTTCCAGTGATGACCATAATCATAACAGCAAACAAAATAAGATATTAATTGTTGAAGATAATCCAATTCTTGTAAAATTGTACTCGATGTACCTTAAAAACAATTTTTTCATTGATACTGCGTACAATGGGCTGGATGCTATTAAGAAAATTATAAAAATGCCTCCGCATTTAATATTGCTGGATATTATGATGCCAGGTCTTGACGGATTCAGCGTGGCACAGCAGATGTCCGATAAAAAAATATTAATCCCTACAATAGTTTTGACTGCAAAACACTTAAACAAAGAAGAAATAGAGCTCCTGAAAAAATTAGGAATAACCTCATATTTCCAAAAAGATGAACTCACACAAGATATCCTCTTGGAAGAAATTAAGAAATATTTTTTATAATTATTATAATTATTTGTGATATAAATTGCTTTGAGTATAAGTCATAATAAAATATGATACAATTGCGATATGAGCCTGTCACCTGGAAATGCCTATAATTCAGAAAACAATCTACAGCCAGCCCTAAAATCCTTAGAGTTAGCCAAAGTCCATTTTCAAAACGGTGAACTAATAAAGGCCGAACTACTCTGCCAGGAAATTCTGCTGCTAGCACCTAGCCATGCGGAAACGCTTAACCTTCTGGGAATTATCAGTAATCAGCAAGGAGACAATGTCCGGGCTATTACATTTCTTTCCTTGGCCATCGAGAATGATCCATCGATTCCTGATTTCTATAATAATTTAGGAAACGTGCTTCTCTTTGAAGGTAAACTCGATGAGGCCATTAACTATTATCAGGAAGCCCTCAAAATAAACCCTGATTTTTATATTGCTCAAAATAATCGCGGGTTTGCATTACAGAAACAAGGGAACCACGAAATGGCGATGCAGCATTTTCAGGCAGCCATCAAGCTTAATCCTGATTACTTTCATGCATATAACAATATCGGGATGTCCCTACATCAGCAGAATAAACTCGAAGATGCCATTTCTTACTACCAAAAAGTTATCAACCTGAAAACAGACTTTGTTGAAGCATATTACAATATTGGACTCGCGCTTACAAAACAGAAAAAACTCGAGCAGGCAATCAACTACTTTCAGGAAGCAGTACATTATAATCCGGAATTTTTTAAAGCCTATTATAGTATTGCGCTCATCTACTTTAAACAACATAAACTAACAGAAGCGATTGAGTATTTTAAGGAAACCATTCATCGTAATCCTCAGCTTTTTTTAGCTCACTACCATCTGGGACTCAGCTATTTGCAACAAAATAATACAGGAGAAGCTAATGCCTGCTTTCAAGAAACGGCCAGGCTCTCCCCTCAATTTGCTGACGCCTTTAATTTTCTAGGGATCTGCCAACTTCAGACACATGATTATTCGCAGGCAATCACCAGTTTTCAAACAGCGATCGAGATTAAGCCAGACTTCGCTGATGCTTATTGCAATTGGGGAAATACCCTGTCGAAAATTGCCAGAATCGATGAAGCATTGGAACAATACCGGCAGG
The sequence above is drawn from the Candidatus Margulisiibacteriota bacterium genome and encodes:
- a CDS encoding two-component system response regulator; the encoded protein is MNGTNKKEHNSLTRLEKFSSDDHNHNSKQNKILIVEDNPILVKLYSMYLKNNFFIDTAYNGLDAIKKIIKMPPHLILLDIMMPGLDGFSVAQQMSDKKILIPTIVLTAKHLNKEEIELLKKLGITSYFQKDELTQDILLEEIKKYFL